One genomic window of Hydra vulgaris chromosome 03, alternate assembly HydraT2T_AEP includes the following:
- the LOC136078870 gene encoding uncharacterized protein LOC136078870: MWRVIKLGNNSILLGCIHRPHDLNDEILKNCIASIKASKAAAQRLECDFIIIYGDFNFSNTFYEYIEIDDGVATTAHVLNERPGDMKFQDCLNECLLTQLITFKTYRSNRFSEPNSTLDLVITDKPDLLIELKEEDSFGDTPMGQSHALITGRFVLNDKIKVPPIVQRKRYIWSRADYANFSLKLSSTNLKSLFENCLANECYNLFLEVYDELATELIPSTTLPFKKKHEPWITDEVLKAIRTKQELWNKYVASGRHTHRELKDKHKEACRNVTKTLRLAVLKYEENLANLYKNDPKKLHAHIKNKTNSKYVFNSIETIDGTISTDLQIICPTLNNFFQSVFVNEPNGPVPELEPRTDNKCILDENIFSINDIRARLATLDESKSLGVDNVHPRVLKHCAEAFALPLTLVFKKSFSTSTIPDLWKNLTSRPFLRREAN; the protein is encoded by the coding sequence ATGTGGCGCGTTATTAAGCTTGGCAACAACTCAATTCTTCTCGGATGTATACATCGTCCACACGACCTAAATGACGAAATTCTCAAAAACTGTATAGCATCTATCAAAGCTTCAAAAGCTGCCGCCCAAAGGTTAGAGTGTGATTTCATTATAATCTATGGGGACTTTAATTTTAGCAACACATTTTATGAGTATATTGAGATTGACGATGGCGTGGCGACAACAGCGCACGTGCTAAATGAACGACCAGGAGACATGAAATTTCAAGATTGCTTAAACGAATGCCTACTCACACAATTGATCACCTTCAAAACATATCGTAGTAACAGATTTTCAGAGCCGAACAGTACTCTAGACCTAGTAATAACAGACAAACCAGATCTCTTGATAGAATTAAAAGAAGAAGACTCGTTCGGAGACACTCCAATGGGACAATCTCATGCTCTAATCACGGGTCGATTTGTTCTGAACGACAAGATAAAAGTACCACCAATCGTGCAGCGAAAGCGCTATATCTGGAGCAGAGCCGACTACGCTAATTTCTCGCTAAAATTAAGTTCAACAAATTTGAAAAGCTTATTCGAAAACTGCTTAGCTAACGAATGTTACAATCTATTCCTAGAAGTGTACGACGAACTAGCAACAGAACTCATTCCGTCGACTACCTTGCCCTTCAAGAAGAAACACGAACCATGGATAACAGACGAAGTTTTAAAAGCTATTAGAACAAAACAAGAACTTTGGAATAAATATGTTGCCTCTGGTCGCCATACACATAGAGAGCTCAAAGACAAGCACAAAGAAGCATGCAGAAATGTAACCAAAACTTTGAGATTAGCAGTGTTAAAATATGAAGAGAACCTagctaatttatataaaaacgaCCCTAAAAAGCTACACGCtcatatcaaaaacaaaaccaACTCAAAATATGTATTCAACTCCATAGAAACAATTGATGGAACAATTTCAACAGATCTTCAAATTATTTGCCCAACCCTGAACAATTTTTTCCAATCAGTATTTGTCAACGAGCCAAACGGACCTGTGCCGGAATTAGAACCCCGAACTGACAATAAATGTATATTAGACGAGAATATCTTTTCAATCAACGATATCCGTGCTCGACTCGCAACCCTAGACGAATCTAAATCTCTTGGTGTTGATAACGTTCACCCTCGTGTACTCAAACACTGCGCAGAAGCTTTCGCATTGCCACTAACATTAGTTTTCAAGAAATCTTTCTCAACCAGCACTATACCAGACCTGTGGAAAAATCTAACGTCACGCCCATTTTTAAGAAGGGAAGCAAACTAA
- the LOC136078871 gene encoding uncharacterized protein LOC136078871, whose product MHCIERSNTIPDYNYLGEMNYICQHCGTKKFPNKTHFLRWHNGKVVLSQPSSFPQVLEDLFKGHYADRNANLNFLKYIRNYNICLSFASFEANVVQSMNHGPLSFRICNQVFHRIGNLRPNQDIPPTYCQLFVYDPLAAVNFRMQQGVKDLCLIELMFRLQTIVSEENPFSLAIKNMAEVKDEEIR is encoded by the coding sequence ATGCATTGTATTGAAAGAAGTAATACTATaccagattataattatttaggagaaatgaattATATTTGTCAGCATTGTGGTACTAAGAAATTTCctaataaaacacattttttacgTTGGCATAATGGAAAGGTAGTTTTGTCGCAACCTTCATCATTTCCACAAGTTTTAGAAGATTTATTTAAAGGACACTATGCAGATAGAAATGCCaatctgaattttttaaaatatattagaaattataatatctgcctttcttttgcttcatttgaagCTAATGTAGTTCAATCCATGAATCATGGGCCGCTATCTTTTAGAATATGTAATCAAGTTTTTCATCGTATAGGTAATCTAAGACCAAATCAAGATATTCCGCCGACATATTGTCAACTATTCGTCTATGATCCACTTGCAGcagtaaattttagaatgcaacaaGGCGTTAAAGATCTTTGCTTAATTGAGTTAATGTTTCGACTGCAAACTATTGTTAGTGAAGAAAACCCATTTTCTCTTGCAattaaaaacatggctgaagtGAAGGATGAAGAAATTCGTTGA